AAAGGGAGAGTTATTAGTGAAAGCGATCAAAGATGCCACTTACAACTGGATCATCATACGACCTACATCTATCTGGGGACCATGGTTTAAGATTCCATATATCGATTTTTTTGATGTAGTTTATAAAGGCAGATACGTCAATTTTGGAAAAACCTGTACAAAGACCTATGGATATATTGGTAATACTGTTTTTCAACTTAGAAAGTTAATATCTGCGGAAGGTGTGCATAAAAGGACTTTCTATCTCGGCGATCGCCCGGCAATCCCGATAAGCGATTGGGCGAATGAAATTTCTCTAGAAATGGGTAAGGGCAAAATCAAGTCTGTTCCCTTTGCTCTAATAAAGTGTGCGGCGATTGCAGGCGATATACTGGGTGGCTTGAAAATAAAGTTTCCTATGACAAGCTTCAGGCTTGCCAATATGAAAACAAATAATGTTCTGCCGCTAGACGATATATACCAGGTTGTTGATGAACTGCCGTTTACACGACTTGAAGGTGTCCGTAATACATTAAAGTGGTTGAAATCGCACCGCGGCTATAATATCAAAATGAAAGATATGTCTGATCTGCGGGGTGACAATGTCCCATCTGTAAATGGCTTTTCCGGTGAAACGGAAACAACCGTAAGAGCCGTAGTTCAATAAAAATCAAAATACTTAAATACTTAAGCATATGAAAGCAGTTATACTTGCAGGGGGCTACGGTACCCGTATCAGCGAAGAAAGTGGCGTTCGTCCAAAACCAATGGTTGAAATTGGGGGCAAGCCTGTGTTATGGCACATCATGAAAATTTATTCCTGTTATGGGATAAACGATTTTATCATCTGTTGTGGATATAAGGGCTATGTAATTAAAGAATATTTTGCGAATTATTTTCTTAACAATTCGGATGTCACATTTAGTATGTCTGACAATTCGATGGAAGTTCACAGAACTGAAACAGAACCCTGGAACGTCACACTGGTAAATACAGGATATAACACGATGACTGGCGGTCGTTTAAAACGGGTTAAAGACTACATAGGAGATGAAGCCTTTTGTATGACTTATGGCGACGGATTGAGTAATGTAAATATTGCTGAACTAATTGATTTTCACCGGTCAAATGGTAAGTTGGCTACACTCACGGCGGTTCAGCAACCAGGAAGGTTCGGTGCATTCACTTTATCGTCTGAAGAAACTACCATTAATCATTTTCAGGAAAAACCTAATGGATCGGAAATGCCCTGGATAAATGGCGGCTTCTTTGTATTAGAGCCGGAAGTGATCGACTATATAGATGATGACAGTTCTATATGGGAGCAGCAGCCTCTCGAAATGCTCGCCAGGAGCGGGCAGTTATCGGCCTTCCGCCATACCGGGTTTTGGCAGCCAATGGACACTTTGCGTGATAAGAACGTGTTACAGGAATTATGGCAGAACGGAAAAGCGCCCTGGCACGAACAAGCTATTTTAAAACAAAAGCTCCCGGTTGATGTGGCTCATTTAAATCGTCTGACTATCTAGTATTTACCTTCTGCCTGCGATCGATTTATCTCTTTATTAACAGAAACCAAATTATTCTTGTGAAAATTTTAATAACCGGAAACATGGGGTATGTCGGGCCCGGTGTTGTAAGCCAGCTACGTGCTGCATTTCCCGATTCTATATTGATAGGTTACGATATGGCCTATTTCGCGACATGTTTAACAAACGCAGATGTTTTGCCTGAAAGTAAACTGGATGTGCAGTTGATGGGAGACGTAAGAGAAATGCCAGCTGAAGTTTTGGAGGGAGTGGATGTTGTGGTTCATCTGGCGGCCATATCGAATGATCCTATGGGTAATCAATATGAAGATATTACAATGGAGGTTAATTATAAGTCGAGTCTGCGTATAGCGCGTCTAGCAAAAAGAGCAGGAGTCAGAGCTTTCATATTTGCCTCCAGTTGCAGCGTTTACGGAGCTGGACAGGATGATGCGAAAGCAGAAGGAGCTTTGCTTAATCCGCTAACGGCTTATGCTCGTTCTAAGGAATCTACTGAGAAAGCACTGAAGCAGATTGCCGGAGACGGCTTTACTGTGACATGTTTACGGTTCGCCACTGCCTGCGGCATGAGTCCTCGCTTACGTCTCGATCTTGTTTTGAATGACTTTGTAGCGAGTGCCGTAGCGTCTGGTAAGATAACCATATTAAGCGATGGCAGTCCCTGGCGGCCGCTTATACACGTACGCGATATGGCAAGAGCTATCGAGTGGGCGATTGGCCGGCCCTCTATTGAAGAAACGGAGTTTCTGGCTGTAAATGCCGGTAGTAATGAGTGGAACTATCAGATAAAAGACCTCGCTGAAGCCGTAGCTGCCGTTATCCCTGGCATAGCGTTAAGTATCAATAAAGATGCTGCTCCTGATAAACGGTCATACAGAGTTAATTTCGATCTTTTTAAATCATTGGCTCCCAATCATCAGCCGCTTTATTTGTTGCATCAGACTGTTGTAGATCTGTATGAGGCACTTGTCGCAATGGGTTTTAAAAATGCAGATTTCAGAGACTCCCGGTTGATGCGTCTAAAAGTACTAACAGATTTACAGAACAGTAAACTCGTTAACAGCGATCTGCGGTGGAGCGATAGAAGTTCCAAAACAGAGTTTTCTCACTCAGTAATCCACAATATATAATCCAGTAACATGATCTTCACCGAAACCAAACTAAAAGGCTCATTCGTGATTGACATTAAACCAATTGAAGACGATCGTGGATTCTTTGCCAGATCGTTTTGCCATCGAGAATTCGAAGGATACAAATTAAATACGAATGTAGTTCAGACAAATCTAAGTTTCAATAAGGAAAAAGGAACGCTTCGAGGGCTACATACACAATTTGCCCCATTCGAAGAAACAAAACTCGTTCGATGCACGCGTGGAAGTATTTATGATGTTATAGTAGATCTGCGTAATGATTCAGATACTTTCCTGCAATGGGTAGGGGTGGAATTATCTGAAGATAACTATCGGATGTTGTACGTACCTGAAGGATTTGCGCATGGATTTATTACCCTGGCCGACAATACAGATGTAACCTATCAGGTAACCCAGTATTATACACCCGGTGCAGAACGGGGTTATCGTTGGGATGATCCAGCGTTTGATATTGAGTGGCCTATCGAACCGAAGATTATCTCTGACAAAGACAAATCTCACCCTTTTTTTAGACCTATTGTTCATATCTGATTCATCGTACGACAGGTGAAAGTGACATATTCTCTTTATAACTAAAAATAACTCAAATGATTATAATAGATACTGCTTTAAAAAGACGTGCTGAAGAAAGGAATCCTGTAAAAGTGGCTATGGTAGGTTCCGGTTTTATGGGACGAGGTATTGCGTTGCAGATCTGCAACTATGTTTCTGGAATGGAATTAGTTGCTATAGCTAACCGGGACGTAGAAAATGCAAGACATGCATATGCTGAATCAGGGTTGGCCAACGTTCATGAAGTAACTTCAGTTTCGCAACTTGAGGAAAATATACGTGTTGGCAAATACAGCATCACCAGCGATGCTGCGCTGCTATGCGAGGCGGAAGGAATAGACGCCATTATTGAGGTTACAGGTGCTGTTGAATTTGGTGCGGGCATTGCACTTAAAGCCATTCAGAATAAGAAACACATTATTTTAATGAATGCAGAATTGGACGGCACCGTTGGTCCGATATTAAAAGTGTATGCGGATAAAGCGGGGGTGGTGTTCACTAATTCTGACGGCGATCAGCCGGGTGTAACCATGAATCTTTACCGGTTCGTTAAGTCGCTTGGGGTCAGACCTGTTTTATGTGGTAATATTAAAGGTCTTCACGATCCATACCGCAATCCAACTACCCAGGAAGGATTTGCAAAAAAATGGGGACAGAAACCGGCAATGGTGTCGTCATTTGCTGATGGTAGCAAGATTTCCTTTGAGCAGGCTATTGTAGCGAATGGCACAGGAATGAGGGTTGCGAAACAAGGAATGCACGGCATTCCGGTACAGCCAGGCACTCCGTTAAAGGAAGCTATAAAGTTATTTCCCGAAGAAGATCTGCTCGAAGGTCCTGGCATTGTTGATTATCTTGTAGGTGCTGAGCCAGGCCCAGGCGTTTTTGTTATAGGCACTCATGATCATCCTCTGCAAAAGCACTATCTCAATCTATACAAGCTAGGAGAAGGCCCGTTGTACTTGTTTTATACACCGTATCATCTATGTCATTTTGAAGTGCCTCATACTGTGGCCCGCGCTGTAATTTTCCATGATGCCACATTGGCGCCTTTGGGTAGACCTTTCGTTGAAGTAGTTGCAGTTGCTAAGATCGACCTGAAGGCCGGAGAAGAAATTGATCCCATTGGGCATTATATGACTTACGGTCTGTGTGAAAATGCAGAAATAAGGAAACAGGAGAATTTACTGCCTCTGGGAGTAGCGGAGGGTTGCCTGCTGCGCCGTGACGTGGCTAAAGATCAGGTTCTGACCTATGATGATGTTATTCTGCCCGAAGGCCGCCTTATAGATAAACTACGTAAGGAACAAGATGAGTATTTTTTTAAAAGGCCTGCCGAAATACCGGTAGCAATTCCCAAAATACCGGAAAGAGCTTGACTTTGTTAAATAATAATTGTTGTTA
The window above is part of the Arcticibacter tournemirensis genome. Proteins encoded here:
- the rfbC gene encoding dTDP-4-dehydrorhamnose 3,5-epimerase is translated as MIFTETKLKGSFVIDIKPIEDDRGFFARSFCHREFEGYKLNTNVVQTNLSFNKEKGTLRGLHTQFAPFEETKLVRCTRGSIYDVIVDLRNDSDTFLQWVGVELSEDNYRMLYVPEGFAHGFITLADNTDVTYQVTQYYTPGAERGYRWDDPAFDIEWPIEPKIISDKDKSHPFFRPIVHI
- a CDS encoding NAD-dependent epimerase/dehydratase family protein, encoding MKILITGNMGYVGPGVVSQLRAAFPDSILIGYDMAYFATCLTNADVLPESKLDVQLMGDVREMPAEVLEGVDVVVHLAAISNDPMGNQYEDITMEVNYKSSLRIARLAKRAGVRAFIFASSCSVYGAGQDDAKAEGALLNPLTAYARSKESTEKALKQIAGDGFTVTCLRFATACGMSPRLRLDLVLNDFVASAVASGKITILSDGSPWRPLIHVRDMARAIEWAIGRPSIEETEFLAVNAGSNEWNYQIKDLAEAVAAVIPGIALSINKDAAPDKRSYRVNFDLFKSLAPNHQPLYLLHQTVVDLYEALVAMGFKNADFRDSRLMRLKVLTDLQNSKLVNSDLRWSDRSSKTEFSHSVIHNI
- a CDS encoding NAD-dependent epimerase/dehydratase family protein, which encodes MLKVLITGGSGFIGTNLIESLISDNVQILNVDKVKPVIDSHVSYWRRTDILDHKNLEEIITQFNPEVIVHLAAVTDLDGKTLSYYRTNFEGTKNVIDIAAKLPALRKVIYTSSMYVCRPGLIPSDYDTYKPHTLYGESKVKGELLVKAIKDATYNWIIIRPTSIWGPWFKIPYIDFFDVVYKGRYVNFGKTCTKTYGYIGNTVFQLRKLISAEGVHKRTFYLGDRPAIPISDWANEISLEMGKGKIKSVPFALIKCAAIAGDILGGLKIKFPMTSFRLANMKTNNVLPLDDIYQVVDELPFTRLEGVRNTLKWLKSHRGYNIKMKDMSDLRGDNVPSVNGFSGETETTVRAVVQ
- the rfbF gene encoding glucose-1-phosphate cytidylyltransferase: MKAVILAGGYGTRISEESGVRPKPMVEIGGKPVLWHIMKIYSCYGINDFIICCGYKGYVIKEYFANYFLNNSDVTFSMSDNSMEVHRTETEPWNVTLVNTGYNTMTGGRLKRVKDYIGDEAFCMTYGDGLSNVNIAELIDFHRSNGKLATLTAVQQPGRFGAFTLSSEETTINHFQEKPNGSEMPWINGGFFVLEPEVIDYIDDDSSIWEQQPLEMLARSGQLSAFRHTGFWQPMDTLRDKNVLQELWQNGKAPWHEQAILKQKLPVDVAHLNRLTI
- a CDS encoding NAD(P)H-dependent oxidoreductase, whose product is MIIIDTALKRRAEERNPVKVAMVGSGFMGRGIALQICNYVSGMELVAIANRDVENARHAYAESGLANVHEVTSVSQLEENIRVGKYSITSDAALLCEAEGIDAIIEVTGAVEFGAGIALKAIQNKKHIILMNAELDGTVGPILKVYADKAGVVFTNSDGDQPGVTMNLYRFVKSLGVRPVLCGNIKGLHDPYRNPTTQEGFAKKWGQKPAMVSSFADGSKISFEQAIVANGTGMRVAKQGMHGIPVQPGTPLKEAIKLFPEEDLLEGPGIVDYLVGAEPGPGVFVIGTHDHPLQKHYLNLYKLGEGPLYLFYTPYHLCHFEVPHTVARAVIFHDATLAPLGRPFVEVVAVAKIDLKAGEEIDPIGHYMTYGLCENAEIRKQENLLPLGVAEGCLLRRDVAKDQVLTYDDVILPEGRLIDKLRKEQDEYFFKRPAEIPVAIPKIPERA